Below is a genomic region from Burkholderia pseudomultivorans.
TCGCGGCACGCGGCTTGAGCCCGGACGGCGAAAATCCCCAGCGCTTGCGGAACGTCGCCGAAAAATGGCTCGTGGTCGAAAAGCCGCATGCGAGCGCGGCCTCGGTCACGTCGCTGCGGCCGCGCTCGATCAGGTCGCGGGCGGCCTGCAGGCGGGTCTCGATGATGTATTGATGCGGCGTCAGCCTGTGGGCCTTCTTGAAGCTTCTGATGAACGCGTACAGGTCGCCGGGATAGCCGACGGCTTCGGCCAGCGCGACGAGCGTCAGCGGCTCGCGGAAGTTGTCGCGGATGTATTCGACGGCCGCCTGCATGGCGCGCGCGTGCGTGTATTCGCGCGCCTGCCGCGTCGATTCCAGATACGCCATGCGGCCCAGCGCGGCCGCGCCCAGCGTTTCCACGTAGGTCGGCCCGAGCGGCGCGCCCGCGACCGCGTCTTCGTGGATGCTGCGCACGATCTGCATCAGCAGATCGTCGTTCAGGTCGAGATGGGGCAGGGACGGGATCGTGTGCCCGCCGGCCTGCAGGCCGGCGCGCGCGAGCCACGCCGCGTCGAAGTGGACGGTAATCCACTCGATATCGCTCGACCACCGGCTGGAAAACGCGAAGCCGGGCGGCACATAGGCCAGCGGCGCGCGCACGGCGTGCGGCGTCCAGCCCTTGTCGTCGATGCGCATCTCGAGTGCCGCGGGCGGCCGCAGGTGCATGCCGAAGATCGGCCCGGTCGTCTCGAGGTCGACGATCTCCGATGCGCACGCGGTGTAGCGATCGCTTGCCACGCTCGCAAACCGGGGCGTGACCGACTGCTTTTTCCATTTCGCGGGCAGCGGCCAGTCGACCCGTCGCCCGTCGCGGCCGATCGCACACACGTCGCGCATCGTCGGCTGATTCGCCATGCCTGTCTCCTTCCTTTTGTCCTGATACGTCCCGAACGGGGAGCGACTTCCGCCGTCGTGACGTGCGAGTCGAAAAACTTTAGGGCGGGATTCTTACTCGATACTTACCTGCGTCGGGCGGTGGCAGTCGGCGCCCGCCGCGGCGCTTTTCCGCAGACGATAAGCGCTTCGCCGCGACGGTGTCGCTTGCGACGATCGGGCGGCGCGCGCGGCAAGACGCCGCGCAAGCGCCTATGATGCAGCGGTTCGCCCGCTGTTCCGGCCGCATCGCATGAATCGGCTGCCGGCGCCGGGCGCTTGACCGAACGCCGACCATGCGCATCACCGACATTCGCGAACATACGATCCCGGTTTCCCGCCATGCCGATCCGGCGCTGCCGTCCGGCGGCCTGACGACGAGCCTCGTCGCGATCGTCACCGACGTCGTGCGCGACGGCGGTCCGGTCGTCGGATACGGCTATGCGTCCGTCGGCCGCTACGGACAGGGCGGCCTGATCCGCGAACGCTTCGCGCCGCGCCTGCTGGCCGCCGCCGATGCGCTCGCCGACGACGCCGGCACGAATCTCGACCCGTTCCGCGCCTGGCGCGCGATGATGGCCGGCGAGAAGCCCGGCGGGCACGGCGAGCGGTGCGTCGCGGTCGGCGCGCTCGACATGGCGATCTGGGATGCCGCCGCGAAGATCGCCGGCCAGCCGCTGCAGCGCTTCCTGGCCGAGCGGCTCGCGCGTAGCGCCGCGCCACGCGTGCGCGTGTACGCGGGCGGCGGCTATCGCTATCCGCACGACGATGCGGCGCGCCTCGCCGACGAGATGCGCCGCATCGTGGACCTCGGCTATACGCACGCGAAGATCAAGATCGGCGGCGTCGATCCCGATCTCGACCGGCGCCGCATCGACGCTGCCGCCGCGCAACTGGCCGACAGTTCGCACCTCGCGGTCGATGCGATGAACGGCTACGACGCGACGACCGCACCAGCGGCCGCGACGATGCTCGCGCCGTTCGATCTGTGGTGGTTCGAGGATATCTGCGATCCGCTCGACCTGGCGCTGCACGCCGACGTGGCCGCGCACTACGCACCGCCGATCGCGGCCGGCGAGGCGCTGTTCTCGGTCGCGGAGGCGAAGCTGCTCGATCGCTACGGCGGCCTGCGCGCAGACCGCGATTTCCTCGTGTTCGATCCGGTGCACTGCTACGGACTGCCGGGCTATCTGCAGATCGTCGATCATTTCGTGTCGCGCGGCTGGCGGCGCGACGCGTTCTGGCCGCACGGCGGTCATCTGTTCTCGCTGCACGTCGTGGCCGCGCTCGGGCTCGGCGGCGCGGAGATCAATCCGTTCGCGTTTCATCCGTTCCGCGGGCTGGCCGACGGCGATACGGTCGACGCGGGCTACGCGGTCGTGCCGCAGGCGCCGGGCATCGGTTTCGAGCTTCATGCGGCCGCGCATGCGGTGTTTCGCGCGATAGCCGGCCGCTGACCGGCGTGACCGGCTTCACGTGCGTCGAGCGCGAAGCGGATCTCGAAGCCGAGCATCATCGCCGCGACGAACGGGGCGAGCACGCGCCATGCGAGCGTGCTCGCAAACCGTGCGCGGCATGCGCGCGCACCTGAGGCCCGCATCGGGAACCACGCGAGCGATGCGAGCCTCGCGCGCGGCCGCGAACGGCATGCGCGCAACGGCCGGCGCCTTCATCACCTTTATCGCGCTCATCGCGCCGCCCCATCGCCGAGATTGAGCGCGACGAGCGCGCAGACGGTCAGCGCGATGCCAGCGAGTTTCAGCGACGATGCGGATTCGTCGAAGCAGACGATGCCGATCAGGGCCGTGGCGGCCGTGCTCGCGGCCGCCCAGCTCGCATAGGCGAGCCCCATTTCGAGCCGCCGGGTGGCGAGCGCCATCAGCCAGACCGCGCACGCATAGCAGACGACGGTCGCGACGGACGGCACAGGGCGGGTAAAACCGGCGGAGTATTTGAGGCCGATGGAGCCGAGCACTTCGGCGAGGACGCTGACGCCCAGCAGCAGCCAGGCAGACTGGATCGGGGACACGAACGGACGCCTTCCCCCGACGCTTATACCGAGCGGCGAGGAGAGGGTGTCAGCGGTACCCAGGATGCGACGAGCTTAGTCGCTGCCGCGCGGGAAGGCAAGCTCACCGATGCGCCGCCCGGCCGTCCGCCCATTCCGGCCGCTGGCCGAGCGTGTCGAACAAGCCGACGATCTCGGCCTTCACCTTCTGCACCGCATTGCTGACGAGCGCCGTGTCGTGCCAGCACAGCGACAGGTCGCGCACGAACAGCCGGTGCGCGACCGTCGACAGCTTCAGCTTGCACTCGTCGATCTCGGTGTGCGCGGCCGTCCAGGGCAGGATCGTCACGCCGAGCTGCGCCATCACGGCCGCGAACAGCAGTCCGGTCGAACTCGCCTCGAAGCGGATCTCGTACGACAGCCCGGCTTCGCGCATCGCCCAGTCGACACGGTTGCGGATCGTGTTCGGCGCGCTCGGCAGCACGAGCGGCATCTTCGCGATCGCGTCGAGCGGCACGGGATCGTCCGGCACCGGAAACTCCGGCCAGGTGATCAGGTAGAGCGTTTCCGTCAGCAGCCGGCGGGTCGCGATGCCGCGCGTGTCGACCGCGTCGACGACGATCGCGAGATCGAGCCGCGCGCGTTCGAGCAGCGTGTCGAGATCGGCGCTCGGCGCCTCGATCAGCTCCAGCATGATGCCCGGATAGCGGTCGCGCACCGCGCGCGCGAGCGGGATCGCCAGCACGCGCGCCGTGCTCGACGGCATGCCGACCGTCACGCGGCCCTGCGGCGTGTCGGCGTCGCGGCGCAGCAATTCGCGCGTGCCGTCGGCCTGACGCAGCAGCTCGAGCGCATGCCGGTACAGCGTGCGGCCCGCGGCCGTCGGCGCGACGCCGCGCACGCTGCGTTCGAGCAGCTGCATCCCGAGGTCCTGCTCGAGATTGCGGATCTGCTGGCTCACCGCAGGCTGCGCGATATGCAGCGCCTCGCTCGCATGCGTGACGTTGCCGCATTCGACGACTTTCACGAAGTAGCGCAGTTGCTTCAGGTCCATCGCCGTCGTCTCCCGTGTCGAGCCATAAGCCAGTCCGATCGAGCAAGATGAATATCATATTTTTCGGCGATCGAAGGCGTTTCTATACTCGTCTCACAAAAGAGCCAGCACGCCGGCCATCCCGGACCGGACGCGGCACAAGCGCCGGCCGCGCCGGCAAGGAGACGAAGCATGTTCAAGGCGATCGACGCGCCGGCGGCCGGCGCGAAGCCGCGGCGCACGCCGCTCACGCGCGAGCAGATCAAGGGCTTCTGGGCCGTGTACGCGGGCTGGGTGCTCGACGGCGTGGACTCGGTGATCTACGCGCTTGTGCTGATTCCCGCGCTCACAGAGCTGCTGCCGGCGTCCGGCATCGCGGCGACGCCCGCGAACCTCGGCATGTACGGCTCGATCCTGTTCGCGCTGTTCCTGATCGGCTGGGGGCTGTCGTTCGTCTGGGGGCCGCTCGCCGATCGCTTCGGCCGCGTGCGCACGCTGGCCGCGAGCATCCTGATCTATTCGGTGTTCACGGGCGCAGCCGCGTTCGTGCACGACGTGTGGGCGCTGGCCGCGTGCCGGCTGATCGCCGGGATCGGCGTCGGCGGCGAATGGGCGCTGGCGGGCACCTACGTCGCCGAGAGCTGGCCGGAGGATCGGCGCAAGATGGGCGCGGGCTATCTGCAGACGGGCTATTACTTCGGCTTCTTCATCGCGGCCTGCCTGAACTACACGATCGGCGCGACCTACGGCTGGCGCGCGATGTTCCTGTGCGGGCTCGCGCCCGCGCTGCTCGCGGTGTTCACCGTGATGCG
It encodes:
- a CDS encoding LysR substrate-binding domain-containing protein encodes the protein MDLKQLRYFVKVVECGNVTHASEALHIAQPAVSQQIRNLEQDLGMQLLERSVRGVAPTAAGRTLYRHALELLRQADGTRELLRRDADTPQGRVTVGMPSSTARVLAIPLARAVRDRYPGIMLELIEAPSADLDTLLERARLDLAIVVDAVDTRGIATRRLLTETLYLITWPEFPVPDDPVPLDAIAKMPLVLPSAPNTIRNRVDWAMREAGLSYEIRFEASSTGLLFAAVMAQLGVTILPWTAAHTEIDECKLKLSTVAHRLFVRDLSLCWHDTALVSNAVQKVKAEIVGLFDTLGQRPEWADGRAAHR
- a CDS encoding DMT family transporter: MSPIQSAWLLLGVSVLAEVLGSIGLKYSAGFTRPVPSVATVVCYACAVWLMALATRRLEMGLAYASWAAASTAATALIGIVCFDESASSLKLAGIALTVCALVALNLGDGAAR
- a CDS encoding AraC family transcriptional regulator, translating into MANQPTMRDVCAIGRDGRRVDWPLPAKWKKQSVTPRFASVASDRYTACASEIVDLETTGPIFGMHLRPPAALEMRIDDKGWTPHAVRAPLAYVPPGFAFSSRWSSDIEWITVHFDAAWLARAGLQAGGHTIPSLPHLDLNDDLLMQIVRSIHEDAVAGAPLGPTYVETLGAAALGRMAYLESTRQAREYTHARAMQAAVEYIRDNFREPLTLVALAEAVGYPGDLYAFIRSFKKAHRLTPHQYIIETRLQAARDLIERGRSDVTEAALACGFSTTSHFSATFRKRWGFSPSGLKPRAASVMRAAATGSTDR
- a CDS encoding enolase C-terminal domain-like protein; this encodes MRITDIREHTIPVSRHADPALPSGGLTTSLVAIVTDVVRDGGPVVGYGYASVGRYGQGGLIRERFAPRLLAAADALADDAGTNLDPFRAWRAMMAGEKPGGHGERCVAVGALDMAIWDAAAKIAGQPLQRFLAERLARSAAPRVRVYAGGGYRYPHDDAARLADEMRRIVDLGYTHAKIKIGGVDPDLDRRRIDAAAAQLADSSHLAVDAMNGYDATTAPAAATMLAPFDLWWFEDICDPLDLALHADVAAHYAPPIAAGEALFSVAEAKLLDRYGGLRADRDFLVFDPVHCYGLPGYLQIVDHFVSRGWRRDAFWPHGGHLFSLHVVAALGLGGAEINPFAFHPFRGLADGDTVDAGYAVVPQAPGIGFELHAAAHAVFRAIAGR